Within Novosphingobium resinovorum, the genomic segment ATCTCGCACCCGGCGGCCTCGCTGGGGCCTTCGAGGAGCACCAGCGGGGTATTGCCGATCAGGTCGAGCGTGGAAGCACGGGGTTGCGGGGCAGTGGCCAAAGTCGCGGTCATGGCGCGACAGTTAGGAAGCCAAGGCGCGAGGTGCAATCTGTTTCGGTGCGCTTTCGACATCCGTCGAAAGCTGCGGCACCGGCCCTCACCCCCACCCGGCCTCCCACTAGTGTATTCTGATGGGAGGCCGGGTGGGGGTGAGGGCCGGTGCCGCGTCCGTGCGCCAGCGCGGAAAAACGTCAGTCTTCGGGAGCGATCGTGACGCGCAGACCTTCAAGGTCGGCGGTAACCGGCACCTGGCACGACAGGCGCGAGGTTTCGTTGCGGTGGTCAGAGCTGTCGAGAAGGTCGTTCTCGTCTTCGCTCATCGCGGGCAGCTTGTCGGCGAAGGCGGGGTCGATGAAGACATGGCAGGTCGCGCACGAGCAGCAGCCGCCGCACAGCGCCAGCAGTTCGTCGAAGCCGTCGTCGCGGATCACTTCCATCAGGGTGCGACCCTCGGCAGCGTCTACGGACTTCTCTTCACCAGCATGATTGACGACGATGATCTGCGGCATGGCTCTCGATTCCCCTTGTGATACACCCTGTATCGTAATTGTCTTTGTATGCGGACTTGCCGCAGGCTGCTAAAGGCTGCAACCCCGTTTTGCAAGGTGGCGAAAATCATGGGTTTGACGGCAGACGAACTACGCTTTGGCCTCGACGCCATCGCCGGGAAAGAACCCGCGATCGCGCGAGCGATCGCAATTGCAGGCTACCCCGAACCGCGCATCCGCGCGACCGGCTATGCGACGCTGCTGCGTACGATCGTCGGCCAGCAGGTGAGCGTCGCCGCCGCCGCCTCGGTATGGAACCGGCTGGAGGCTCTGCTAGGCGAGACGATGGCACCCGAAGCGTTGCTGGCGGCCGAGTTCGACGCCCTACGCGGCTGCGGCCTGTCGCGCCAGAAACAGGGCTATGCGCGCTCGCTGTGCGAACTGGTGGTGGCGGGTAGCCTCGACTTCGACAGTCTTCCCGCCGACGATGAGGAAGCGATCGCGCATCTCGTGCAGATCAAGGGGATCGGCCGCTGGTCGGCAGAAATCTACCTGCTCTTCGCGGAAGGCCGCCCCGACATCTGGCCGGCGGGCGATCTGGCGGTGCAGGTGGGCTTGGGGAAACTGCTGGGCCTGCCGGAGCGGCCGAGCGAAAAACAGACGCGGGAACTCGCCGAAGCCTGGCGCCCGCATCGCGGGGCGGCGGCGATCTTCACCTGGCACTGCTACAACAATCCGGCGCTTTGACGCCGTAAAGAAAGGGGTGGGCGCGACGCCCACCCCAACTTTATCAGATGCCGTCGACGGCCTTGCTGACCATGATGTTCACGGCCACGCGGCGGTTCTGCGCCTTGCCTTCCTCGGTCGAATTGTCAGCGACCGGATCGGCCATCGACATGCCGGTCGGCGTCAGCATGCGATAGGGCTTCCAGTGGCAGGCCTGCTGCAGATAATTGACCACTGCGCTGGCGCGCTTCTCGCTGAGCACCTGGTTCACTTCCTCCGGACCGGTCGAATCGGTGTAGCCGACGACGAGCAGGAGGGCATTGTCCATGCCTTCCGCCTGGGTCGCAGCCTGACACAGGTTCGCCTTCGCTTCCGGCGACAGCTTGGACACGCCGGTGTCGAAGTTCACGTTGGTCGTGCCCTTGATGTTGTACTTGTCGATGTCACCCATGCGGGCCTTCAGACCTTCGGTGGCCGCCTCGTTCGAGGCGAAGCGCTGGTCGGTGCCGTTGTGGATCATCTTGGCGGTCTTGAAGTCCTTGCCCTTCAGATCGATCTTGCTGGCAAGCAGACCGCCGCCGCCCTGCAGCGTCTCGACCTCGACCGGAATGCCGTTGAGCAGCGAAGTCGCGGCGATGCGGCTGCCGCCCAGACCCAGGAAGCCGCTGCTGGCCTTGATCTTGGTGGCATCGTTGATGGTCACGACCGTCTTGGTGCCGTCGTCCGAGGTGACCTGCATGCGGTCACCGCTACGTGCGGAGATGATACCCTTTACTTCCGGCCCCTTGACCATTTCGGGGCTGGTATCGGTAACCTGTACCGCGAGATCGGAATCCTGCGCCGAAACGCTGACCGACGCGGCGCCGCCCAGCAGGGCAGCCATCAGGAGGAACCGGGGGCTCTTTGAAATGACACTCATTGCGTTACTCCTTCAAACACGACCAATCGGGCCTGCGGGTTCGCAGCTTTTCTCGTCCGGCCACCTAGCGCTTGAAAGCGCCTCGGGTTGCCGGAACCCGTCCATTCAGCTTCGTAAGATGTGCGGCGGAGCGACACCTGATCACCATGGATGTTCTGCGTGTTCAGGTTCACCTTGCGGGCAGATGAACGCGCGCCGCAACAGCAGCGCGAGGCCGGTAATGGGAGAGCAACGTGCGACGAACCGTTGCAGACTGTGTCCCGGCAAGCATCCGATCATGCTCCGGGACTATCGATCACTATATCTGGCCAGCATTGCTTCGCCGGTTAGCAGGTCGATTCAACGAGTAGCGATCCCCACGAGCATTATATTTTTTTCTTCATGATGCAACCTTTTGGATTTTCACGAATAGTGCAGCATCGCGAGACATGCCCCGTAAAATCGACAGCACTGCTGACCACCCGCCCGATACGAGAGGCGGATGGCACCCGCGACTTCAGGCAATACTGTCGATGAAACGCGCCATCGCCACGTCCCTTTCGCTGAGGCCATCGGCATCATGCGTGGTCAGCGTGACACGCACGGTGGAATAGACGTTGAACCACTCCGGATGGTGGTCGGCCTTGTCGGCATAGATCGCCACGCGGGTCATGAAGCCGAACGCCTCGTTGAAATCGCCGAATTTAAGCTCGGCTTCGATGGCGAGGCCGTCGGCCCGCAAGTTCCAGCGCGGCAATTCGGCGAGCGCGGCATCGCGCTGGGCGTCGGTGAGGCGAACAATAGCCATTTCGGTCTCCTTGGCAGCCCGCAGCGTTTCCCCTAAGGCTCCCGCCCATGCAAGGGGCAGTGGTCAGCGCAACCGATCTCGCGTGCCGTCGGGGCGACAGGTTGCTGTTTGCCGGGCTTTCGCTCGCGCTTGGCAAAGGCGGGGCCATGCAGGTCGCCGGCCACAACGGTATCGGCAAGTCGAGCCTGCTGCGCATTCTCGCCGGACTGGCGCCCGCGTTCGAAGGCACCGTCGCGGTAGACGGCGCCGTCGGCCTGCTCGACGAGCGCCCCGCCCTCGATCCGGCACTGCCGCTGGGCCGCGCGCTCGGCTTTTGGCGACAGCTTGATAGCGCTGGCGAAGAGGCTCACCTCAAGCGCCTCGGCCTCACCACGCTGCTCGACGTGCCGGTGCGCTACCTCTCCACCGGGCAGAAGAAACGCGCCGCTTTCGCCCGTCTGCTGGGCCAGGGCGCGAAAGTCTGGCTGCTGGACGAACCACTCAACGGCCTCGACGGGCACGCCGTCGAACTCGCCGAGGCCATCACCGCCGAGCACTGCGCGAGCGGCGGCGTCACGGTGATCGCCTCGCACCAGCCGTTCCGCCTGCCGGGCCTGCGCACGCTCCACCTCTCGGAGTTCGCCGCGTGAGCCGGGTCATGGCGCTGCTGCGCCGCGACCTTGCGCGGCTGCTCCTCGGCGGGCGCGGTGGCGGGGCGCTGCTGCCGGTGCTGTTCTTCCTCTCGGTGTCGATGCTCTACCCCTTCGCGGTCGGGCCGGATGCACCGCTGCTGGCGAAGACAGGCGGCGGGGTGATCTGGGTCGCCGCGCTGCTCGCCGCGATCCTGCCGCTCGACCGCCTGGTCGAGCCCGATATCGAACAGGGCCTGTTCGACCAGTGGGCTTTGCGCGGCATCTCCGAGGAGCTGGTGATCGCGGTGCGCGTGCTCGCCCACTGGCTGAGCTTCGGGCCGCCGCTGATGCTCGCCGCCCTTCCCGCCGCTGCCCTGCTGGGGCTGGACGGCCATAGCCTGCGCATCGTCGAGATCGGCCTGCTGGCGGGAACTCCCGGCCTTGCGGCGCTCGGCGTGACGGTAGCGGCACTGACGTCCGGCCTGCGCGGAGGCGCGGCGCTTTCGGGCCTTCTGGTCATCCCGATGGCCATCCCGGTGCTGATCTTCGGCGCGGGAAGCCTCGGCACCGGCGGCGAGAGCGGCCTTGCCCTCACTGCCGCAGCCAGCCTCGTACTGATCGCCATCGCGCCGTTCGCAGGCGGAGCTGCGGTCAGAGCCTCGCGCGGCTGACGTCGTCCCGGACTTGATCCGGGACGACGAGGCGAAATCGCCGCAGCGTTTGGCGCTCTCTCCGACCCCGCGCATAGTGCCTCCCCGAGCCGAGTACATCGGCCCACCGAGGGGAGAGCGCCATGGAAACCGCCACAGAGTTGATGGCCGCCGCGCAAGGCCAGACCGGGCTCGCCGATTTCGGTGATGACGGTTTTCGCGAGGGCCTCGAACGGCTGGTCCTGGCGCTGAACACCGAGGCGCGGCTTACCTCGACCGGGGAACATGCGCTGCGCGACCGCATCCTGCTGCACTTGCGCCAGCGACTGATGATCGAGGATTGGTACGCCCGCCACCCCGAGATCGAGTACGAGGACATTCGCAGCCCCCTGTTCGGGGTCAGCCTGCCGCGCACGGGTTCCTCGGCGCTGTCCTACCTGCTCTCCAGCGATCCGGGGGTGCGTTACCTGCGCGTCTGGGAGAGTTCGCGGCCCTGCCCGCCGCCTTCGACGGTCGAGGGACCGGACCCGCGCCGGGGCGCCACGGCCAGCGCCGCAGACGAGACGCTCAAGGGCGGCAGCCGTACGCCTTCCGGGATCGACGGGGCCATGGAGTGCCAGGATCTCATGGCGCTCGATTTCCGCAGCCAGATCTTCCAGGCCTTCGCCCAGGTGCCCAGTTACTCGCAGTGGCTGCTGGAGACGGCACACAGCGGCACCTACGCGTACCATAAGCGTACCCTGAGGCTCCTGCAGTGGGGTGAGCCCGCGCGGCCATGGCGCCTCAAGGCGCCGACGCACATGCTCTATCTGGATGCGCTCGACGCTGCCTATCCCGACGCGCGTTTCGTGATGACGCACCGTGATCCGACCGACGTGATGCTCTCGGTCGCGACCGTCTATGCCGAGATCATCGGCAAGTTCACCGACCATGTCGACCATGCCTACATCGGCGAACTCAACGTCCAGTGCTGGTCGGAGGCGATGACCCGCGCCATCGCCTTTCGCGAGGCCGGCAACGACCATCGCTTCTTCGACATCCACTTCCGCGCCATGCAGGCCGACCCGCTCGGCGAAGTGCGCCGCCTTTACGACTGGCTGGGCGAGACGGTCTCGCCCGCCTTCGCGCAGGCCATGGCCACATGGTGGGAGAGCAACACCGCCGCCGAGCGCATGGCCAAGCCCGATCCCGCCCGCTTCGGCCTCGACCCTCAGGCCGTGCGCGCACGCTTCGCCGATTACCTGAACCACATGGACCAGTGGGCCGCTTGATAAGAGGAACCCGAATGCCCGAACCGATCACCGGCAAGTACGACTTCGACGCCGACGCGCGCATGGCGCAGACCGTCGCCAATGGCCCGCGCTACGCGCCGCTGCGGCTGGAGGACGTCACCCCCGAGGGCATGGAGCAAGTGCAGGTCATCCGCGCCGCGTTCTCCATCCCCGACAGCCGCCCCTTCCCCGACGTCAGCCTCATCACCTTGCGCCATCCGGGAATGTTCAAGGGCCAGATGGTGCTCGGCATCGAACTGGCGAAGGGCGCGATTCCCGGGCGCGATCGTGAACTGGCAGTCCTGCGCCTTGCCTGGCTCGCCCGCGCGCCCTTCGAATGGAGCGAGCACGTCGATATCGGCAAGGCCTTCGGGGTCACGGCCGAGGAAATCGAGCGCGTGCTGGAAGGCTCCGCCGCGCCCGGCTGGACCGAGCACGAATCGGCGGTCCTGCGCGGCGTGGAGGAACTGGTCGCCGACCACTGCCTGAGCGATTCGACATGGGCGACGCTGGCGAAAAGCTGGGACGAGAAGCAGATGCTGGAGTTCCCGCTGCTCGTCGGCTCGTACCTGATGACGGCGCTGCAGCAGAATTCGCTCAAGATCCAGCCGAAGGGTGGTTTCGACTACCGCTGATTCGGCGGTGGGCGACGCTGTGGCCGATTCTGTTGAAACCCCTGTGGATAAGCAGCGGACAATCGGAGCATAATCGAACCGTCATCCCAGCGAAGGCTGGGACCGCTGGCGGTGAACAGCCCACTTGGCGTGGGAATCCTTCTCACGACAGTTCGCGCCTAAAGACTGATATCGGTCCCAGCCTTCGCTGGGATGACGGCATTTGGGCGATAATCCGACCGACATTTGGCCGATGTTGGCGAAATTGGCGGCCTTTCGCCGTCTCCGTGACCCTGAAGAAAAGACGGCCGGGGCGGGCAAGGCAAGGAGCCGCCCCGGCCAAGGTCACAGGATGGGAGAAACGCCCCATGACAAGCGTTTCTCCGGGCTTGGTGCAGGCTTGACGAGAGGAGCAAGCCGCGCAACACTAGCTAATGATAATCATTCGCATGTGCAAGCCCTAAAAGGAGACCCGCCATGTACAAGTACGTCGACCGCCCGCTCAGCAGCCTCGACGAAGGCTGCCGGTTCCTCGTCTGGTCCATGCGGGCGTGGGTCACCGCGATCGGCCACAAGCGGTGCCCGGCGCAGCTTCTCGCCCCGGCTTTCGCGCGCTGGCGCATGATCGGGGGCTTGCAGCCGTTCCACCGCGCCATGGTGCTGCTCAACCGCGACGCACTCGATACGCTGGCGTTCTGCCCGATGGGCTGCAGCCATGTGTCGGAGCACGAGGCGGTGATTCTCGAACTGATCACCTCGCTGCGCGACCGCGGCCCCACCGCGACTCGCGAGACGCTGGACCTGGTGGTGACCGAGGAGAGCGTGGGCGACATGCTCGAAACGCTGTCGAAGATCGGCGCGGCGCTCGCCATCGCGGGGATCTTTCCCGGCGAGCCCGTCGCCAATCCCGGCCGCAGCCACTGAAATCAGCCACTGACCCATTCGCGCAAGAGTGAAGTCGGCCCGTGCTAGATAGGCGCTGACGCGGTCCGGCTTCACTCTTGCGCGAATGGGTGCGCGACCGCGCCCACCCCGCTGCGACTAGGCAGCAAGCTGCCAAGTCTCGCTGCCCCTCCCGCAAGCGGGAGGGGGCCTTGTTCTCCTCCCGCTTGCGGGAGAGGCCGGGGGTGGGCCTTCCTTGCGGCCAAACCTCAATCCAGCGGCGCGACATCCACCGAAGCGTACATCGCCTGCGTCCCCGCGCCCCGGAATCGGCCGTCGAGCGGCGCCACGTCCGAATAGTCGCGGCCCATGCCGAGGAAGATGTGGTCGGTGTCCGCCAGCTTGTCGTTGGTGGGATCGAAACCGACCCAGCCCAGTTCCTCGCCGCACCACAAGTTGACCCAGGCGTGCATGGCGTCGGCGCCGACCAGCCGCTCCTGCCCCGGCGGCGGCAGCGTGCGCAAGTAGCCGCTGACGTAGGCCGCCGGGATGCCGTGCGCGCGCGCGGCGATGATCATGATGTGGCTGAAGTCCTGGCAGACCCCGTGACGCCGGTTGAACGCCTCGATCGGCGGCGTGTCGGTCTCGGTCGCGTCCGCATCGAAGGTGAATTCGCCGTGGATCGCCGACATCAGCGCCCGCCCGGCCTCCATCACCGGCATCGCCTCATTGAGCAGCGACCCCGCCCACCGCCCGATTTCGTGCTGCGGCTGCGCGATCGGCGAGGCGAAGATGTACGACGCGGGCGCAAGATCGGAGAGGTCGGGCTTCTTCATCGCCCGCTCGCGCAGTTCGGCAAGACCCGGCCCGGCGGCATCCTCGACGAAGAACGGCAGCGGCTCGACTTCCACCGTGAAGCGGCTCTCGATCTGGACCTGCGAAGTCACCTCGCGCAGCGCGAAGCGCGCCTCGTTGACGTGGTAGCCGCCCTGCCCCTCCACCACTTGCGCAGGCGAGGGATCGAGCGTCAGCTTGTAGTCGCTCACCACTTGCCCGTTCCAGGGGGCGGGCTTCAGACGCACGTTGAACTGCGCCATGCTGACCGCCTGCGCGTACTTGAGCGTGGTGATATGGCTTACGGAATAGCGCATCAGAGCAGCGGGGTCCTGCGTTCGGCGTCCTCGTTGTCCAGCTGCAGGAAGTAGCGCAGCGAGATCGCATCCGACAGCGCCAGCAACTGCGCTTCCATCGCCGCCAGCCGCTCGGGCGTCATGTCGGTCGCCAGCAGCGCCTGCAGTTCGCCCAGCAGCGCGCGGGCGGCGCGCAAGGGGGGCTCGGGGATATTGTCGTCGCGGGAGGACGGCAGCGCCGAAAGGTGCGCGACGACTTGCGCCACCTGGAACACCAGCGCGCGCGGGTTGTCGGGGTCGAGCAGCACGAGATCGCGCACGGGGTTGAGCGACGGCCCGGTGAGGTAGCGGCTGCGATAGATGATCTGGCTGTCGCACAAGTCGAGCAGGAGGCCTAGCGATGTGACGTCGCCCGCCTTCGTCAATTGCCGCGCGGTGCGGCAGATCGCCTGCGCGCGCTCCAGCCGCTGCCCGATCTCGAGAAAGCGCCACGCGGCCGAGCGCACCATGTTCTCCGAGATCAGCCCCGCGAGGGCGCTGAAATGCTCGGTCAGCCAGCGCGCGCTCGACAGCATCGACTGCGGGCGCTCGACGTTGATCGAGGGCATGGGGCGGCTGACGATGCGCCAGAAATCGCGGGCGAACCGCTCGCGCAGGGCCATGCCGACCTGCTGGCGGCGGCGCATGAGCGTGGCGACGCCGCCGGCCAGCCGCGTCTCGGTAAGCGCGCGGGCGCAGATCTTCGCGATCGGGAGCTTCGCCGTCGCCGCCTCGATCGCTCCGCCTTCGACCAGGAGCGCGGCGAGGCGCGGCAGCGCGGCGCCTTCGGCATCGACGTTGCCGTCGCTGTCCGCCGGGTTGGCGAGGATCGCGCGCACCACCCGCACCATCGCCTCGGCGCGCTCGTTGTAGCGGCCGAACCAGAACAGGTTGTCCGCCGCCTGGCTGGCGAGGATGCCGCCCCCTCGCGAGATCGGCGGCTCTCCGGCCACCCGGCTGCCGAGGTGGGCGGCGGCGGGCTTGTCGTCCACCACCCACAAGTCCGCCGACAAGTCGCCGTCGCCCATTAGCGAGGTCGGCAGCGCGGTGCTGGAAGACAGGCGCGCGAAGCCGCCGGGCATGACCGTCCAGCCGCCCTCGGCCGTGCGCGCTACGAAGGCGCGGACGGTGAAGGGGCGCGGCACGATCTGCCCGTCGATGATCGCGGGCGTGGTGGAAAGGTGGACGATCTCCTGCCCGCAATAGTCCATGGGGCGGCGCCACAGCGCGTCGATCAGCGCGACGCGGGACTTGCCGTCGAGCCCGGCCCCGGCGATCGGATTGCGGTTCGCCAGCGCCTCCACCGGCTGCCCAAATGCGGGAACCAGCGCCAGTTCCTCAAGCCGCGCGGCAACGGTGGAGCTTTCCACCGCCTGCCCGCACCACCATGTCGCGACGTTGGGCAAGATCGGCGCCTCGCCCAGCAGGGTGCGGCACAGGCGCGGCATGAAGGCCGCGAAGGCTGCGGATTCGAGTACTTCGACGCCCGGCCAGTTGACCATCTCGACGCCGCCGCCCGCCCACGCCCCGAACAGGTTGGGCACGCCCAGCTGCGATTTCGCGTCGAACGACAGCGGATCGAGCGCGGTGGTATCGATCCAGCGCCACACCGCGTCCACGCGCTTGGGCCCGGCAATGGTCCCGACGTAGAGCTTTTCGTCGAGCACGGTGAGGTCGCGCCCCTCGACCAGCGGCAGGCCGAGGTAGCGGGCGAGGTGCGCCTGCTCGGCATAAGTCTGGTTGAAGCGGCCGGGCGTCATCAGCGCGATGCGCGGGTTCTCGCGGCGGCAGGCGGCGGCCATGCCCTCTACCATGCCCGAGAAGAACTCCGACAGGCGCCGCGCATGGGCATCGGCCAGCAGGTTGCCGATCGCGCGCGACATCGCGAGGCGGTTCTCCAGCGCATAGCCGATCCCGCCGGCCACGCGCACCCGGTCCTGCAGCACCCGCCACTGCCCACGCGGCCCGCGTGCGAGGTCGGCGGCGTAGACGTGGATGAAGCGGCCCTCATGAGGCGTGCGCCCGATCATGCGCCGCGCGAAGAACGGGCTGCCGGCGACGACGGCGGCGGGAAGATGGCCGTCCGCCACCAGCTTCTGCTCGCCATAGATGTCGGTGGCGATCGCTTCCATCAGCTCGGCGCGCTGGATCAGGCCGCGTTCGACCTGGCTCCACTCCTGCGCGCCGACGATCAGCGGCATCGCGTTGAGCGGCCATGAGCGCTCGTCCTCGTCCCCGGTCAGACGGAAGGCGAGCCCGAGGTCGGCGGCATGGCGCGCGGTGGCGTCCTGCAGCGCCGAAGGGTCGCCATCGGTCGCCGCGGCGAGCCCGGCCGCAACCTTGCGCCACACGTCGGCGACCGGACGGCTGGCATCGCCGAACAGGTCCCCGCGCGAGGCTTCGGCGGCATAGCCGTCAAGCCAGCTCGCGGTCGGGGCGAGATCGGGGCCGGAAGCAGGACGGGTCACCATGGCAAACCTCGTCGTCCCGGACTTGATCCGGGACCGCTGGCCGTGACCAACCCGCTTGGCATCGAGGCGCCTTGCCGATGGCACCTGCCTAAAGACAGCCAGCGGTCCCGGATCAAGTCCGGGACGACGAATGATCTATGCGCGCTGCACCCCTCGAACATGCCCCTACATTAGCCGCGAGGGCCGCCTGAGGTCGAGAGTGTAGGGAAATTCACTCGGCAGCTCCTCCGCAGGCACCGGCAGCGGCCCCGGAGAGTGGCCGTGATCCTGGAACCGCGCCTTGCGCCGGGCCTCGGCCTCGTAGTCGTTGACCGGCACCGTGTCGTAGCTGCGCCCGCCCGGATGCGCGACCTGATAGACGCAGCCACCCAGCGAGCGGCCGTTCCACAAGTCGTAGATGTCGAAGGTCAGCGGCGCATGCGGCGGCAGCATCGGATGCATGCTCTCCGACGGCCACCACGCCTTGTAGCGCACGCCGCCCACGCCTTCGCCGTGCGCCACCTTGGTCAGCGGCACGCGGCGGCCGTTGCAGGTGATGACGTGACGGCCTTCGACAAGCCCTGTCGCCTTGACCTGCAGGCGCTCGGTGGAGCTGTCCACGTAGCGCACGGTGCCGCCGATCGCGCCGGTTTCGCCCAGCACGTTCCACGGTTCGAGCGCGTGGCTGATCTCGAGGTTGACGCCGCCGCCCTCGACCTCGCCGTGGACCGGGAAGCGGAACATGCGCTGCGCCTCGAACCACGACGGGTCGAAGTCGTAACCCGCACGGCGCAGGTCATCCAGCACGTCGAGGAAATCGGCCCAGACGTAATGGCCGAGCATGAAGCGGTCATGCAGCTGCGTGCCCCAGCGCACCAGCGGCCCTTCCACCGGCTCGCGCCAGAACCACGCCGTCAGCGCGCGCAGAAGCAGCTGCTGGGCGCAGGACATGCGGCCCTCGGGCGGCATCTCGAAGCCCCGGAACTCGACGAGGCCGAGGCGGCCGGTCGGGCCATCGGGCGAGAACAGCTTGTCGATGCAGATCTCGGTGCGGTGGGTGTTGCCGGTCACGTCCACCAGAAGGTTGCGGAACAGGCGGTCCACCACCCACGGCGCGGGCTGCTGCATGTGCGGACCGGGCACCTGCGAGAGCGCGATTTCCAGCTCGTAGAGCGCGTCGTGCCGCGCCTCGTCGATGCGCGGCGCCTGGCTCGTCGGGCCGATGAACAGGCCGGAGAACAGGTAGCTGAGCGAGGGATGCCGCTGCCAGTAGGTGACGAAGCTCTTGAGCAGGTCCGGGCGGCGGATGAACGGGCTGTCGAGCAAGGTCGGCCCGCCCAGCACGATGTGATTGCCGCCGCCGGTGCCGATCGAGCGGCCGTCGACCATGAACTTGTCGGCGGTCAACCCGATCTCGCGCGCGCAGTCGTAGAGCGTCTCGGTGATCTCCACCGTCTCGCGCCAGCTGGCGGAAGGATGGATGTTGACTTCGATGACGCCGGGATCGGGCGTGACCTTGAGCACCATCAGGCGCGGGTCCGGCGGCGGCGCATAGCCCTCGATCCGGATCGGCAGCTTCTGCACCTCGGCCACCGCCTCGATCGCGGCGACGAGTTCGAGGTAGTCCTCCAGCGCCTCAACCGGGGGAATGAACACGGCCAGGTAATCGCCGCGAGGCTCGACCGTGACGGCCGTGCGCACGGCGCCCTCGATGATGTCCTGATCGACCGCCGGACCGGTAAAGCTGTGCGGCTCGGGCACCGCCTGGGAACGCTGCGCCGTGCCGACCTCGCGCCCCTGATTGCCGCGCTCGATCGCCTGGAGACGGAAATCGGCGAGGGGTTGGCGCGGCTCTGCCGTGTCGCGCGGGTGAATGTAGGGAAAGTCGGCCGGCGCCACATAGGGCAGCGAGCCCAGCGGCAGGCGATAACCCAGCGCGGAATCGCCCGGAACCGCCGTCAGCACGCCCTTGCGCACGCGCCAGTATTCGCTCTTCCAGCGCGGCGTGGACTTATCCTTCGCGTTCCAGCGCTGCACCGGCAGTACGACGCCGACCGGCTGCTCCACCCCTCGCCGATACGTGCGGCGGAAGCGGCGGGCCAGTTCCTCGTCCTCGATCGCAGGGTCGAGCGGCGTGGTGTTCACCGGCAGTTCGTCCTCGCGCAGCATCCAGACGCCGCGATCCTCGAACACCGGCTGGACGTAGCCGCGCTCCAGCCCCAGCCCCTGCGCCGCTCCGGCCAGCAGGTTGGCGGCGGCGAGCACGTCGATGGTGGGCACCGGATCGGGATCGCCGCCCTTCTCCAGCGGCTTCTCCCCTGCGATCAGGCTGTCGTCATGCCAGATCGGCACGCCGTCCTTGCGCCAGTAGATCGAGTAGCCCCAGCGCGGCAGCGTCTCTCCGGGATACCACTTGCCCTGCCCGTGGTGGAGCAGCGATCCCGGCGCGAACTTCGCGCGCAGCAGGCGGATCAGCTTGTCTGCATAGGCAGCCTTGGTCGGGCCGACCGCGGCGCTGTTCCACTCCGGCGCCTCGAAGTCGGTGGCGGCGATGAAGGTCGGCTCGCCGCCCATCGTCAGGTTTACGCCCCAGGCGGTGAGGTCCGCGTCCACCTTGTCGCCCAGCGCCAGCAGGCCGTCCCAGCGCTCGTCGGTGAAAGGCTTGGTGATGCGCACCGCTTCGGCGATGCGGCTGACGTTCATCTTGAAGTCGAAATCGACTTCGGCGGGCTCGGCCATGCCCTCGATCGGGGTGGCGGAGCGGTAATGCGGCGCGGCGCAAAGCGGAATGTGCCCCTCGCCCGCGAACATGCCG encodes:
- a CDS encoding transglutaminase family protein, with the protein product MRYSVSHITTLKYAQAVSMAQFNVRLKPAPWNGQVVSDYKLTLDPSPAQVVEGQGGYHVNEARFALREVTSQVQIESRFTVEVEPLPFFVEDAAGPGLAELRERAMKKPDLSDLAPASYIFASPIAQPQHEIGRWAGSLLNEAMPVMEAGRALMSAIHGEFTFDADATETDTPPIEAFNRRHGVCQDFSHIMIIAARAHGIPAAYVSGYLRTLPPPGQERLVGADAMHAWVNLWCGEELGWVGFDPTNDKLADTDHIFLGMGRDYSDVAPLDGRFRGAGTQAMYASVDVAPLD
- a CDS encoding heme exporter protein CcmB, which encodes MALLRRDLARLLLGGRGGGALLPVLFFLSVSMLYPFAVGPDAPLLAKTGGGVIWVAALLAAILPLDRLVEPDIEQGLFDQWALRGISEELVIAVRVLAHWLSFGPPLMLAALPAAALLGLDGHSLRIVEIGLLAGTPGLAALGVTVAALTSGLRGGAALSGLLVIPMAIPVLIFGAGSLGTGGESGLALTAAASLVLIAIAPFAGGAAVRASRG
- the ccmA gene encoding heme ABC exporter ATP-binding protein CcmA, producing the protein MQGAVVSATDLACRRGDRLLFAGLSLALGKGGAMQVAGHNGIGKSSLLRILAGLAPAFEGTVAVDGAVGLLDERPALDPALPLGRALGFWRQLDSAGEEAHLKRLGLTTLLDVPVRYLSTGQKKRAAFARLLGQGAKVWLLDEPLNGLDGHAVELAEAITAEHCASGGVTVIASHQPFRLPGLRTLHLSEFAA
- a CDS encoding carboxymuconolactone decarboxylase family protein, with protein sequence MPEPITGKYDFDADARMAQTVANGPRYAPLRLEDVTPEGMEQVQVIRAAFSIPDSRPFPDVSLITLRHPGMFKGQMVLGIELAKGAIPGRDRELAVLRLAWLARAPFEWSEHVDIGKAFGVTAEEIERVLEGSAAPGWTEHESAVLRGVEELVADHCLSDSTWATLAKSWDEKQMLEFPLLVGSYLMTALQQNSLKIQPKGGFDYR
- a CDS encoding 4a-hydroxytetrahydrobiopterin dehydratase → MAIVRLTDAQRDAALAELPRWNLRADGLAIEAELKFGDFNEAFGFMTRVAIYADKADHHPEWFNVYSTVRVTLTTHDADGLSERDVAMARFIDSIA
- a CDS encoding 2Fe-2S iron-sulfur cluster-binding protein, with the protein product MPQIIVVNHAGEEKSVDAAEGRTLMEVIRDDGFDELLALCGGCCSCATCHVFIDPAFADKLPAMSEDENDLLDSSDHRNETSRLSCQVPVTADLEGLRVTIAPED
- a CDS encoding DNA-3-methyladenine glycosylase family protein, translating into MGLTADELRFGLDAIAGKEPAIARAIAIAGYPEPRIRATGYATLLRTIVGQQVSVAAAASVWNRLEALLGETMAPEALLAAEFDALRGCGLSRQKQGYARSLCELVVAGSLDFDSLPADDEEAIAHLVQIKGIGRWSAEIYLLFAEGRPDIWPAGDLAVQVGLGKLLGLPERPSEKQTRELAEAWRPHRGAAAIFTWHCYNNPAL
- a CDS encoding sulfotransferase family protein, giving the protein METATELMAAAQGQTGLADFGDDGFREGLERLVLALNTEARLTSTGEHALRDRILLHLRQRLMIEDWYARHPEIEYEDIRSPLFGVSLPRTGSSALSYLLSSDPGVRYLRVWESSRPCPPPSTVEGPDPRRGATASAADETLKGGSRTPSGIDGAMECQDLMALDFRSQIFQAFAQVPSYSQWLLETAHSGTYAYHKRTLRLLQWGEPARPWRLKAPTHMLYLDALDAAYPDARFVMTHRDPTDVMLSVATVYAEIIGKFTDHVDHAYIGELNVQCWSEAMTRAIAFREAGNDHRFFDIHFRAMQADPLGEVRRLYDWLGETVSPAFAQAMATWWESNTAAERMAKPDPARFGLDPQAVRARFADYLNHMDQWAA
- a CDS encoding OmpA family protein, which produces MSVISKSPRFLLMAALLGGAASVSVSAQDSDLAVQVTDTSPEMVKGPEVKGIISARSGDRMQVTSDDGTKTVVTINDATKIKASSGFLGLGGSRIAATSLLNGIPVEVETLQGGGGLLASKIDLKGKDFKTAKMIHNGTDQRFASNEAATEGLKARMGDIDKYNIKGTTNVNFDTGVSKLSPEAKANLCQAATQAEGMDNALLLVVGYTDSTGPEEVNQVLSEKRASAVVNYLQQACHWKPYRMLTPTGMSMADPVADNSTEEGKAQNRRVAVNIMVSKAVDGI